Within the Setaria viridis chromosome 3, Setaria_viridis_v4.0, whole genome shotgun sequence genome, the region CAGAGTCATCTGCAAGAAGAAATTACCAGGAGGCGCCAGCTCCAAGGCGTCAAGAAGCCTCGCCACCAATGGCGGCCATGACACCGCACCAaccagctcgccgccgctgccacccctcATGGACACCACCCTAGCACAGCTCCAGGCCGCCATGAACACCACCGCCGGCGCAATCGAGCAGGTGCCCTGCTTCTCCAGCTTCAACAACATtgccagcaacagcaacagtgcTGCAGCAGCTCAGCCATGCTACCTGCCCATGGTCACTGGCAGCCATGGCATGAGCTTTCTGGACCATGGCCTGCCTGAGCTTGGCGGCTGCTTTGATCCTCTGAACTGCGACAAGAAGTTGCTCAAGGCAGTGCTGAGCCAGTTTGGAGGTGAGGTGGTGCCAAGCCTGCCGCATGAGATGGCTGCTGGTACTGCTGCAACCTCCACTTGGATGAATCACTTCTAGGGAAATTGATTCAGCAAGCACAAGCGATTGATGATTCCATATGAACTATATTTACTTATTGTGTGGTACAAGTACAATATTTATGTGTGAGTAGTAGAacatgcaacattttttttctgtcGATTTCGATAAGGCAGGCAAAAATTAGGAGTGATACTCTGTAATGGCTGTTGAAGTGTGTATATTCAGATGTAGAGGACCAGAGGATTGAGTGATCAAGAGAATTTCAGATTTATTGTTTTGCTGTGCCTGAATCCTAATAATAGCGCAGTAACAGCAACAGAGCATGTACAATAATTCAGAACGCACAAGCTGCCATCCAGATACAGTACTggtccaaattcaatcatgataTTTATTCAGGAAAGTAGGCATGACAGTCACATCCAGGCATCTCCTTGTGCATAACATCTTTCTTTTCTGCTGTATTATTGCAATGACAAGCATGGTAATCAAGCAGTAAGTTGAGAGTTCCTGGCTTTCCATTGCACTGTTCCTGATATGCTGCTGGCCAACTGCATGAGTGAGTGACCACTGATGACCTGTGTGCTTCATTGCACCTTTCAGAAAGAGGCCTTGATCGATCCTTATTGCTTTTGCTGTACTTTGTTCTATAAGTACTAGTACTCGTACGCTTATAAATACAACGTCCTGTACACCTCTTTGGCTCATCTTGTAGGAGTACAATTTGGAAGGTTACATGACAGAAAAGAAAGAGCAAGATGTGCTGGCATCAAGGTGATGGTTGCTAGGTACTGAAACATCAAAGTCTTCTCTGTTCTTTTGCAAcaatttgttattttttttaggCTACCTGCAATATTATGCAAATGTAAGATTGCACTCTAGATTCGCTTAGATACATGGTACCATTTCACAGTTTCTTCTCCATGTCAGTCCAATACATGAACATATATCTAGACTGTGATTTCAGAGTGTTAGGTCGATGCGTTGAGCCAGATATTAATTAAATTCTTAATTTGTAGAGATTGCTGAAAGGAACACTTGGACAACCTCCTACATTTATGAAAATAAATTCGATTATTGTGCATAAATAAGACCCTGTTTGGATGGATCAACATCCCATGCTACTCCAAACAACTTCTCATTCAGATGTCTCCTTCTGAACTTCAGGCACAGCTTCAATATTCAGATTTATGTAAGAACTGTCTGCAAAGTAGCACCCTGAAGAAAATAAAGTAGCATCTGTACAGCATTGcctgttacaacttacaaccaCAAAGGATTAGAAACATTCAATAGAGTAATTACACAAACTTTTGTAAGAACTGGTCTAACCAAAGATCAATATAATAACCAACTGCAGCTATGTGCTTTTGTACTCTTGGCATACCCATTTCAGGCCAAGCAACATGGAACAGTTTGACACCAAATTTGGCAGCACTCAATGCTGTGATCCAGCTCCCCCACATGTGTATCAGAGCAGCTCACAGTTGTGTTGCCTTGACCCCCAGAGTGAGATCCAAATGCTGAAACAGTGCACTGTTGTGGATGAGCTGTCTGAGATATGGACTACTCATTGGCCTGCCACATTGGGCCGGTGAGCGTTGGATGCAGCTGATAGTAGGTTCAGTGCCAGCATGAGGACGACACCGATGAACGATGAAACGATCGCAATGCCTCCACGGCTGCAGAAGGAACCAAACTTGTCGCACATCGGGTTCCACCGTGCGTGCAAGTTACCGTTCTTGCCTAGCTCCGCCATCGAGGCCGCTGTGGCGGCACCGGTAGCCAACAGAGCCATGATCACCTGGACCAATGACAACAGAGGGAAAATAATGATGTGTATCCATATAAACTGGCATTGGTTTGACATTTGTCAGATAAGCTACAGTACATCCCTATGCAAGTACAGCAACAGAAGTTTCAGTCAGGCAACTGGTTTTGGACAGTTGCAATAGATTCTTGATTACGCTGAAATTTATACTTCTATAATAGCACACTAGCATCATTATTATAAGGCTCCAAATTCTGTTCTGCGTTCTCTGACCAGGTTTGGCTGCGTTATGTAGTGTGACGGCTCACATTTTCCGCGAGCAATCATCTCAGAGTGATTGCAAATGCACAGTTTGTCTCATTCCCTCTTACATTCAATTGATCGTTGATGTGGTAGTcttgttcagacttcagagaacTATTTCAGAGTTGATTTATGGTGATACTACTATTGAATTAAGTTGTCTTCAAGCGAACTAGTGCTACTATCAATTGAATCAATGGTATTCAGTTAGCTAACTGAACACAGAAGACCAGAAAGAATCACCATGTCGAGCATCTGCACGACCAAACTCGATGTCCTCCGCCGCAGAATTAGGCGCCTGATGATCAGCACCAGCAGGTTATACACACCGGCAATGGCATTGGCTATGACGAAGTACCTGCTCAAACAAATCCATCACCTTCCACAGTTACTGCTACACGCGCTGAAACACCGACGAttcatcagaaaaaaaaagaaaagaaaaactgttTTGGCAATGAAGCAGAGGCCTTTCAGGCTTACACAAATGCAGGCGTGTCTCTGAACTTCGCGGTGAAGGTCTGCGTGAGCGGCCGGGTGCCGACGATGGCGACCACCGCGGTGTAGGACTGGGTGTTGAGCGCcatgaccgccgccgccaccgccgtggccagggccgcggcggcgcgcagcaCGGCCGGCTGCACGGCGGCGAGCCTGTCCCTGAGGAGCTTGTTGCAGGTCGTCGgcgtcgcagccgccgccggtgcagCAGAGGGCTTCCTGCTGCTGCCATGCTCGAGGTCCATGGAGCGATCAGTGCTCGTGAATTGCACGTGAGCATTCAGTTGCACGAATGGAATCGATGCGTTTGTGCCGAGATTATATGGTGGCTGTCAGTTCATGTCAGAAAAAAAGATGATGCGTGTTGTTGGGTAATCGCCGGTCGGTTTCTGCAAGTTTGGGTTACTTGTGCTGCCGATTCTTCATTGAAGAAGTTTTGGTCTTGGCTTGCCTTTCTCTGTTCCGAATTGTATGTCCAGCTGATTAGTCAAAGAAGAGGTAGTGCTTTGGATAAAAGTTAGAACCTGTGGTCTGCATGAGCAGGGAAATGAGTGTCTGAGAAGAAATGTACatgttgttttcttctttttttttcaggtttaCACAAAAGGTTGGTTTGGCAGAGAAGGGTGAAGGAGTGCGAGAGAAGGAATGTTGAGGAAAGAGAAAATTTGGCGCGCCACTGGAAAGGAAAACGGGCATTGAGTTCATCGGTAGATGCAGCTACCGTGGAAAGACGTGTTTGAAGAGTTATATGTGTGTTCATAGACGTTTTTGGTGTTAGGCCAAAGGGGTGGTGGCGCAGTATGCTAGCGCGTAGGTCTCATAGCTATTGCGAGTGATCCTAAGGTCGAGATTTCGAGACTCTCTCACCCTAATTTTATTATCGTTTTATATGGTTTTAAAATGTGACGATTTGCAGCGAGACTGTTTTTTCTAGTATACTCGGAATCTCTCTCACCCCAATTTTTTCGTTTTACGGTTTTTAAATGTGACGATTTGCATCGAGACTGGTTTTTCTAGTTGTACCaagtctttttttaaaaaaaaatcttatttgACACTAGAAGATGACTAAATTCTTTTAATTTTCATCCTGACACTGACACTGAGTTCTATCTTTTATTCCTTATTCGATATTTTCATCACTTTTGTCACACAAGTCGAACAAAACAACCAttaaatcacctccaaaattCATGAACTTTTTTTGATAATAGAACAAATGAAGATGAGTCCATTTTGCTTAAACACGTACATGTCCTTTgctattttcaaattaaaattcaccgaATCTGACTACTTTTGAAGCATGAGATGTGGTCActtataaaattattttctatcatAATTACATGAAGAATTACAAGGTTGTTTTAAATTTTCCCAAATTTACGGTTCTTCATAATTCTCTATGTAAGTTTTGCTAGGAAATAAATTAATGAGTTACAACATCTTATGTGAGAATATTAgttattttcttataatttttaaaAGTGTTTTGGTGCCATGAAAATTCAGAGAAGTTATAAAGGTAGCATAAGTaggtgaattttaattttaaaaccgTAAAGGTATACGTGTCCTTTTAATAAATATGGGTTCATATTCATTTGTTGTATCACTACAAAAAGTTTCATGATCTTTGGAGGTGATTTGTAGATCGTTTTACCTGACTTAACTAACACAAGTGACGgaaatgtcaaataaggaatgaaagttaaCTAACACAAGTAACGGAAATGTCAAATGTTAAATAAGGAAGGAAAGTTAGAAGTTGGTATCATATTAGAAAGGAAAAACTTAAAACTTTTCAGGGTCATGAAAGAAATTAACTCAACTtccagtgtcaaataaggaatttcctcttcttctttttttactgGAATgccattcttcttttttttactgGAATGCCAGGACTTTTATAACTCAAGACAACAGGTTCGTTCATTTGTACAAGCCTGTAGCATTTTTTAAGATAGTCTTTACACATCTACAGTTACTATCCCTTTAATTCGTACCAGCAGCACGAAAATAAACAATTTTACATAGGAGATTAATATAGGTGCTTCAAAGAACCAGACCTGAATAATGCATTTCTGTCTCTGCATTCAGTCCAAAACTCCGAAAGGGAAGCGATTAGCATTTACCAGATTGATTCTCACCAACATCCAGATTGATTAAAACACTGTATTTCAAGAGCCATTTGTGATGTTTGTTTTGTCGTCATTATTCACTGAGAAGGCTGCAAGCACCCACGGGATAGGAGTTTGATCACACAGTGAGGTCTAACAGAGCCCATATTACATACAAAAGAATCAAGGGTAACAAGCTACAGTTTCTGAGTATCCACACCCGCACTTCGTTTTCGCTCGTTCTGGCATGATCAAAGGGGCAAATGCGAGCTTTGCCCCTATGCTCTTCAGGGGTTCCTTTTGTCGAGCAACCAATCGCCAAACAGCAGTATGATACAAGGTATTTTCAACTTTTTCAGGTATTAAGCATAAAACAAAGTTACATTGGGTTCTGATATGTCACTTTTTTCCACCAGTTGTAACCCCAACTACAACATTGCTCACCTGTGCACAAACAAAGTGATGTGAGCACGCAAAAAATAAACTTCACTTTACTGGGCACAGCAAATGCACAAGCAAGAGCAAACTGCAGAACAGGCTTACCAATTTTCCCTTGTCATCTACTGTCATTGGATTTTCAACAACAACAGTTACGTTCTGTGATTGACTCATTGGCTGCACCAagacaggaaaaagaaaaggtaactAACTAGAAGAGACAAACCACCCTAAACTTGTATGGATTTCCAGAGAGCTCATCAAATAAACATACCGCGGAAGTTGACGGAATGTTATATGAATTTCCACTTGATGCAGGCAGCGTGGGTGGCAAAGGTCTCACAGTTGGTACCTGATGCTACGAACATAAATATGTTGGAATCAGGTGGGTGTCACTAGGCACTTGGACCATTTGCAGCACAGGCAGACCCATAAAGGAAATTAACATACCCCACCAACACTTGTAATGAAGTTGCAGATGGCACATTTGACAGATGGTGCTCCATATGGATACATCAACACTGTTTGGCACCGGCCACAGTTCACATGAGCTATGCTACTCACTGCAGAATGAACAAAAAGATTTAATGAAGTTGAGAAGGCGAAGGTAATTTTTGAAAGATCAAGGCGAAGATAATAATACATGATATCATCATACAACACGTGTGCATGCATAAAGGAAACTTCAACTCTGAAGGTGAGACACACTTGCACACACAGAAGGATAGAAATGCAATAGAGTAATCCGCCTATTGTGTTTACATTTCCCATGATTGGATTGCTTTATATAGTTATAAACCACCATTATAGAAAAAGATATCTCTTTCCCACATATGCATGTGCAAATCCCAGTCCCCACCCCAACCACcagaaggatgagaagagcccaACTCAGAAACAGGGAGAGTATAATGCACTGATCTGCATTAGTGCTAGTTGCTGCCAGTTAGCAAGGAAGTGTGATCCAATCTACTGACAGATTGGCCTATGCGATTTTCAAAATGTAAGAAACTTATCCTAATGTAACTACACCTAGGGGAAGATAAATTACTAACACACAGTATCATCAATTAGGCTGTTCGAGAATTTAACAGCAAAACAACTTTCTTCCTTTATAGAACATGCATCCTACTCTTGAATTTCAGCATGTCAGTGGATAAAATTTTACAAGATTCAGGATCTGCAAGATAAGTCTACACATACATCAGTACCTGGTCTGACAAGATTGACTGTGTCACAACATGAGCATCTTACAGTTGTTGCATTGCAAGTATACATCAATAATGTTTGGCAGCCACCACAAATAAGTCGAGCCATCTCCATTCCTGCACAAGAAATTTGCCCATTATTTCATAAGCATGCCAACTTGATTATCAAGCAATACAAATCCAATATAAAGCTCATGGTGCTATACAGCTTCAATGCTATGGCCTATGGATGATTAAAAGATAGCCAACAGTCTCATTTAAATTACTGAGCAATCACATGCAATCATTGTCAATGAACGGTGGAAGAAACACTAAAACACACACAAGATGACAGTAAGAAAGAATAGTGTAAAGCAGTCCATATTAATGAGAGTTGTCAGGCAAGGGAGAAGAGAATCCCATGTAAGAAGCAAGAGGTAGATATAATTGTGTGAATGTGGACAACATGGTGCTTCTTCTCAAGCTTTTCACTGAAGCACTTGCAGCTCCTAATATTTTCTACAGAGACATTTGCATCACCACAATTCAAATCAGTGGACACTAGAGTCTGTAGCTCTGTGCAGCTATAACTGACATTATATCTACTTTTCTAAGAAGCACAACTTTTATTGTATTTACTCCCTCAACAAGGATGTGGAATAGCAACAAATAAGAAGAATAGCAACAAATAAGAGGAACGTAGTTAGCATGGAAAGTGATGCCCCAAAACAGTCAAATGTACATTTGCAGAAAAGCTCAGTAGCCTATCAGTGAGCAGCTGACATAAGCAAAAACATGACAAAGTAGCCTGTGATGTAGATCTTGTAAGGCAATTTGGTGATAAATAGACCTGGAATAACAGCAAGGTCATTTAAACATGACATCTAAATAACGCATCTAGAATCTTACTGTTACATTTACTTATGGGCACCAACTTGTTATGATGCATTTATGCATCGACACTCAGTATGATTGAACAACAAATATTTTGTAAATGGGATCATGAGTATGAAAGTTGCAAATTGAAAGATATCAAACATAATTAGGTGAAGCAGAGTACATCCCTCTGCCACTGGTTGTCCTACTAAACTATACATGATATCACTACTTGTACACACTCTTGACACTCAACGCATAATATATAGCTGCGATAAAAGACGGATAGACAGGCCACCTCCGCTCATCAAAACCATATAAATTTGTCATACATCTCTAAGTTTAGTATTTCCCTTGATACTGAAACAATATAATACAGCATTTATCTGATGCAAGACCAGATTGCAATAGTGGTAACCTCTCCAACGCTCCGGACCCATTACACCCCTTTAATTGTCACATACATGTATTTGCATCACCAGTCCTGCCAGCCCATGTATTTCTCTTGCTGTTACGAAACCAAAGCTCAATGTGTCTTTTTGTTCATGTGCGGTGCCACAAAAACATGTGCCTTTGACATTCGTTTATGAAACAAGAGAAACCAAAGCTCAGACTCGCTACCTGGAGGTGGCACGGTGCTGACCACACGGCATACCGCGCAGCACACGCTCGGAGCGCCTCTGGGGTAGAGTAGAAGCCTCCTGCACCCGTGGCACACGATCTGGCTCTGCATGCCTGCAAAGTTCCAGCCAAAGCCGCACAGGATGAGCACATACACATAAACACCAAACCAATCCTATTCACAGTTCCATCCTAAGCCCGCTACAGCAATCTTGTCCTTTTCTTGTTCTACGAGTCACATGAACCCCAGCCATATCGTCCAACCCCACACCAACCAGATAGCAGAGATTATCCAAATGAGCTTAGATCGTGCAAGATCAGCACTAGCATGAACAGAAAGCTTGGAACCATCAACCAAAGCTCCGATTTTATCTTTCCTAATCCCAAATCCCCCACGGCGGCTGCTCATGTCTAGCTTCGCGATTAGATCTCGCTACCAAACGTAACCGATGCCACCAAGCTTTCCACCCAGCTAACGAAACAGCAAGAGGATTGTGGCGCCGGGGGGGATTCACAGCGTACCTCAAGAACCGACGGGGGGAGGAGACGGCAAGAAACCTCCGAGAACCGACGGGACgggaggaaaataagaaaaaaaaaatctgggcGGGGCGGTGGGGGAGAGGCACCAGCAACGGCGGCGAGAGGCAGGCGCCACCGATCTAGGACGTGCCCCCCGAGGACGCTTCTTGCGGTGTGGCAAGAAAATGGTAAGCGCGGGTGGTTAATAGGTCAGGTCAACACGGCCGGAAGCGACGAGAGGTTGGGGACGACCCGCAGGAAGCGCACCCCGGCCGGACTACGTGTCCCCGTGGAGAAAGCGTAAAACCCAGCTGCTGCCCGCTTCCCGCGGAGCCGATCCAGCGGCCGAGGAGGCGTGGCGGGGAAGCCGACGGCTCTGATCTTGACACGTCACCCAGCGGCGCTCCTCTCCGCACCGACCTGGGTGAGCGAGTCCGGATCGCTCTCCGGCACGAGCAAGGATACGCCTGGCAAAGCAAGGTAAGGCGAGGCCAGCTATTGATCCAAACGTGCCCGAATTCTTCTTCTCCCCCCAAATTTTTGAAAGGGGGAAAAAATCGGGggcgaaaccctaaccctagaggAGCGGAGAGGAGGGGAGTGGAAGAGGCGGTCGGcgatggcggaggaggcggaggggatgGACCGGTTCGACATGGAGGGGGACTTCGAGGGCGGGCGATTCGGCCGGGACGGGGAGTTCTACTACCGGAGCCGGCGGGAGCGGGCGCCGCAGACCCGCGACGACGCCATCTACGGGGTGTTCGCGGAGGGCGACTCCGACTACGACTCGGAGGACGACGAGGGgtcccgccgccgcggacgccggAAGCGAcgcagggacggcggcggggagcccGACCTCACCAAGCCCGTCCAGTTCGTCTCCACCGGCAAGTTCATGCCCACCCAGGAGccgcagcccgagcccgacCAGCGGCCGGGGCtcgggcgcgccgccgccgccgctgccaaggaggaggaggcggaggaggagcaggacgaTGAGGGGGACACCGAGATGCTGCCGACGATGTTCGGCAGGATCAGGGAGGGCGCCCGTGCAAGgcgggaggagaaggagcgGGAGCGCGAGAAGGTGGCGCGCCGTCGCCAGGCGGCCGGGGTGGATGCtggggagccggcggcggccctcgGGAGCCTGGAGGCTAACTCCAAGGTGGCCAAGATGATGGCCATGATGGGGTACAAGAAAGGAATGGGCCTTGGCAAGAACAAGCAGGGGATCACCGCGCCGGTGGAGACCACTTTGCGGCCCAAGAATGCCGGCCTGGGGAGCGTTGAGGGGTTCAAGGAACCCAAGCCCATGATGGCTAAGGAGAACTTGCCGGCCCCGGCTCCTCCGCCGACATCAGGGAAGAAGGAGAAGCGTTGGTCCAAGAAGGCTAGCACAAAGAAAGCTCCGGTCATGACGAAGAATGAGCTCCTGGCCATGCgtgccgagcaggagcaggaggagcagcCCACGGTTGTCCAGAAGGTGATTGACATGCGAGGGCCGCAGGCGCGGGTGCTGACGGACTTGAAGGGGCTCAATGAAGAACAAGAGATGGAGGCGAATGATGTGCCGATGCCGGAGCTGCAGTACAATGTGCGCCTGCTTGTTGATGAGGCTAAGGCTGATGTTCTGAGGTTGGATGGGCAGCTGCGAAGGGAGCAGGAGAAGGTGGCTAGCTTGGTGCGGGAGAAGGAAAAGGTGGCCAAGCAGGAGGCAGCACAGAAACGCCAGCTGCAGGTGATGGAGATAATTGCAGGGACACTAGAGCAGGTCCGCGTGGATGATACAGCTGGCATGCTCACTCTGGATGGATTGCTTCAGACATTCCATGGCTTGAAGGTGCAATTTGAGGAGGAGTTCAAGATGTGCAGCATTGCATGGATTGCTTGCAGATATGCTCACCCACTGCTAATCCGGATCTTCCAGGGATGGCAACCCCTTCAGGATCCGAAGTTTGGGTTAGATGTCATGAAAAAGTGGAAGGACTTGCTGCAGGGGGACCAACCATTTGACTTCTCAGATGGTTCTGCATCAATGACACCATATGTGCAGCTTGTTAGTGAAGTCATCCTGCCGGCTGTGAGGATATCAGGAACTAATTCATGGGAGGCTAGGGAACCGGAACCAATGCTCAACTTTCTTGAGTTATGGGATAATAAGAAGTTGCTACCTCCTGTTTTGCTTCAATCAATACTAGAGCATGTCATAATGCCAAAGCTCTCAGCTGCTGTGGATTCATGGGACCCTCGCAGGGAAAGTGTGCCGATCCATGTCTGGGTACACCCATGGTTGCCAATGCTAAGGGAAAGGATAGAGACCTTGTGCCATTCTATTCGATACAAGTTGAGCACTGTCCTCCATGTGTGGCAAGCACATGATGCTTCCGCGTATGCTGTGTTGTCTCCGTGGAAGGATGTGTTTGATTCGGCCAGCTGGGAAGACCTGATTGTGCGGTATATCATTCCTAAACTGAGATTGGCACTGCAAGAATTTCAGATCAACCCAGCAAACCAGAAACTTGATCAGTTCAACTGGGTGATGCTGTGGGCATCTGCAATCCCAGTACACCTCATGGTCCACATGTTGGAAGTTGACTTCTTCAGCAAGTGGCAGCAGGTCCTATACCATTGGTTGTGCTCACCAAATCCTGATTTTAATGAGATAATGAACTGGTATAAGGGCTGGAAGGGCCTTTTCCCACCAGAGTTACTTGCCAATGAGCGCATACGGATGCTTCTAACTGCTGGTCTTGACATGATGAACCAAGCTGCTGAAGGACTTGAGGTGGTGCAGCCTGGGGCTAGGGAAAATGTGGGCTACTTGAGAGCAACTGAGAAGCGACAATTTGATGCAGCACAGCAGGCTTACAATGCTGTGCCAGGGGCAGCCATGGCGGATTTGAGCTTCAAGGAGTCTATCCAGGCATATGCAATGGAGCAAGGTTTGCTGTTTATGCCTAGAGTTGGCAAGTTCTACAATGGCATGCCGGTATATGAGTTCGGCACCGTTAGTATTTGCATAGACTCTGTGAAGCGACTACTGTATGCGCAACTTCAAGAGGGAATTGAGAGATGGAGTGCTGTAACTCTTACACAATTGATGGAAATGAACCGAATGGGAAGATCACACTAATAAATCACctaggcttggagtttcattTTCAAATTTTGTCCCTGTTGTGTAAACTCTTTAGATATGTCAATTTATAGCTTTCATCTGCTATTAACTATTTCTTCTGCTATTAactgctttttttatttttctttctttgaccTGTTTGCTGGAGGAATTAGTCTATTATTTGAAGTTTTGAACTAGTAGTTGATATG harbors:
- the LOC117849732 gene encoding protein LOL2 isoform X1 yields the protein MQSQIVCHGCRRLLLYPRGAPSVCCAVCRVVSTVPPPGMEMARLICGGCQTLLMYTCNATTVRCSCCDTVNLVRPVSSIAHVNCGRCQTVLMYPYGAPSVKCAICNFITSVGGHQVPTVRPLPPTLPASSGNSYNIPSTSAPMSQSQNVTVVVENPMTVDDKGKLVSNVVVGVTTGGKK
- the LOC117849730 gene encoding CASP-like protein 1B1, yielding MDLEHGSSRKPSAAPAAAATPTTCNKLLRDRLAAVQPAVLRAAAALATAVAAAVMALNTQSYTAVVAIVGTRPLTQTFTAKFRDTPAFVYFVIANAIAGVYNLLVLIIRRLILRRRTSSLVVQMLDMVIMALLATGAATAASMAELGKNGNLHARWNPMCDKFGSFCSRGGIAIVSSFIGVVLMLALNLLSAASNAHRPNVAGQ
- the LOC117849732 gene encoding protein LOL2 isoform X2, with protein sequence MQSQIVCHGCRRLLLYPRGAPSVCCAVCRVVSTVPPPGMEMARLICGGCQTLLMYTCNATTVRCSCCDTVNLVRPVSSIAHVNCGRCQTVLMYPYGAPSVKCAICNFITSVGGVPTVRPLPPTLPASSGNSYNIPSTSAPMSQSQNVTVVVENPMTVDDKGKLVSNVVVGVTTGGKK
- the LOC117849727 gene encoding septin and tuftelin-interacting protein 1 homolog 1 — encoded protein: MAEEAEGMDRFDMEGDFEGGRFGRDGEFYYRSRRERAPQTRDDAIYGVFAEGDSDYDSEDDEGSRRRGRRKRRRDGGGEPDLTKPVQFVSTGKFMPTQEPQPEPDQRPGLGRAAAAAAKEEEAEEEQDDEGDTEMLPTMFGRIREGARARREEKEREREKVARRRQAAGVDAGEPAAALGSLEANSKVAKMMAMMGYKKGMGLGKNKQGITAPVETTLRPKNAGLGSVEGFKEPKPMMAKENLPAPAPPPTSGKKEKRWSKKASTKKAPVMTKNELLAMRAEQEQEEQPTVVQKVIDMRGPQARVLTDLKGLNEEQEMEANDVPMPELQYNVRLLVDEAKADVLRLDGQLRREQEKVASLVREKEKVAKQEAAQKRQLQVMEIIAGTLEQVRVDDTAGMLTLDGLLQTFHGLKVQFEEEFKMCSIAWIACRYAHPLLIRIFQGWQPLQDPKFGLDVMKKWKDLLQGDQPFDFSDGSASMTPYVQLVSEVILPAVRISGTNSWEAREPEPMLNFLELWDNKKLLPPVLLQSILEHVIMPKLSAAVDSWDPRRESVPIHVWVHPWLPMLRERIETLCHSIRYKLSTVLHVWQAHDASAYAVLSPWKDVFDSASWEDLIVRYIIPKLRLALQEFQINPANQKLDQFNWVMLWASAIPVHLMVHMLEVDFFSKWQQVLYHWLCSPNPDFNEIMNWYKGWKGLFPPELLANERIRMLLTAGLDMMNQAAEGLEVVQPGARENVGYLRATEKRQFDAAQQAYNAVPGAAMADLSFKESIQAYAMEQGLLFMPRVGKFYNGMPVYEFGTVSICIDSVKRLLYAQLQEGIERWSAVTLTQLMEMNRMGRSH